TTCTtattgtcctaagtataaaaggcaaaccctagccacgttttagtgttactTATATTGcgatttgtgtaaatctcttgtgagatctagaggagctttcctttacacaaacttagggttttcaaggaggagatattctctaaaccttgatgatcaaaacagttgctgccattaaagcttaaagaatacacaagcgggggtgcttgtagctggtgggaatccaaagaaagaaggagtccgtggattcggagcttgcacgtggtcgtgtcagtaagttctactggttggtagcattaggaagtcgagcggaggtgcttgtaagtccttttgtatgaacttcgattctttctgatagtggattcaagtttaccttgaggatagctaggtcaaatcctccccaggtttttaccggtttggtttcctgggtgatcatatcgtgtgttatttattttctgttgctttgcatgatttgatcttttatattgtgataacctagacttgtttaattggactaagtaataacttggctaattacctaggtttaatcaattgtttaagggggtctaaaaaccaacatgtattaagagtgtaaagaacatgcaattcaacggttagattttcaaaatatgtaataatatttattttattgagtaaggtcgTAACCTAaagctacaatcaattttgtaaacAAACTTTGTCCGTTTGCAAAGAAAACGAGAAGAATTAAAATACAGTTTCAAACCATGAAAagtataattttgttttgtaagAATCATAAATTGTgttagattttaatttcaaccaTAGAATTTTAGTCGCATCAATTTAGTTCAAAGTTTTAAAATGTTTCACAAGAACGCAGgacacaacaaaaaataaagaaactagCTAAATTACCTCTTTTTGACCATTTTTGAACCGTTTTGTTCATAGGATAATCAAAACTTTGCCATAACACGCACTTTGTAGTTCCATTGGAGTACAATTCTTTCAAGACAAAATTTCCGGAGTCCAACAGAGTAGCGACAGTATTATTGGTAGGTTTTAGAGAAGAATATAACACTAAAAAATCCCCACCTTTGCGCATAATTTTCAATGTTCCTGACATGTCCAAGGTGAGAAAGTCCGAATCCTTGGCAATAGGAAAGTCTGGATTGGAGTACCAAACAGTAAACTTAGAAGTACTGTCTGATACTCCTAATAAGTAGCTCTCGttagcaattttgttttgtggGATGAACAACAAAGCGAACCTGCTTTTCAGAGAAACTAGGGAATTTGAGGAATTGAGAGTGTCTCCAGGTTTGAGACTATCACGTCCTGTGGTGCATGGAATCCACAAGAATGACAAAAAGAGCAGGGAAAGATACTTGAGAAGGTGATTGTTGGTAGCCATGACTGAGACTTGAATTTTTCACTtgttggctatatatatatatatatagccatgCATGGCTAGGAATGGATGAAATGGAAAAATGTAGCTGTAAAGGTCAGATTTATTAGGCGATCTGCCAaacaaaagactttttttttgctaaacaaaaGACTTGTATTTGGCATCTTTGACTAAGTTTATTTTCTGCTAATTTACTTAGTTAAAggtgagacaaaaaaaaaacaaaatgcctAGAAGGCGCAGAATTTTCATAGAAAATTTCATGTACTTTTTGGAGGGCAAAAGGAAACTTGTCACtggttattaaaaaattgacaccgtttttttttattattattacactAACACGCCATAACTAGGGTTGTAAATAAATCAAGTCATTCATAAATAACTCGAGTTTGACTCGATAAAAAGCtcgttcatgtttgtttgtttataaataaaccAAGCTTAACCCTTAATTttagacttgtttaataaacaagccgaGTCCAAGCAAAACTATTTATTCATGAACAAGCTTGCTAGTTATAAGACTCGATACAAAACAAGTCAAATATAAACTCATTTATAGGCTTGACATGTGTATTCTAactcattacacatattttaataataaaatgtctCATATTGGACCACTATCCTTTACCTTAATTTTTCACTTCCCTCTAAATTGATCAAGCACCACTTTAGACTTTAGttacctttttaaaaaaatttattagtggACCACATATGATCTTTTCTTATCTATTATCTAATGTAAAGTTATAAAACATGTTAATCCTTTCTCATTCACAATAGTTATAAACAAgtctttttttagttctttatcatctaaTGTGGatgtaaaaattatgttttaaacAATTGATGAAGCTATAGACAATAAAGGATGAATCGATGAATTTAATTTTGTCAAGTTGCAATATGAAAAATGGCTAATTATAGGTCGGACTAGaagcatgataaaatgagtatgctattttcttatttttgtttacttgaTTTTGGGAGATTTAAGTATTtgataagataattttgttagatctcaagctcaaaatCTTGATTTGAGCTCAAGTTTGAGCTTGAGCTTGATATTAAGTTCGAGCTTAGCTTGACTAATGAATCAAGCCAAGGCAAGCCAAGTTCAAGTTTTTTGGCTTTTTCTCAAGCTCAAGCCAAGcttaaactttttaattttaccgATGAGCCAAGCTTGAACATGCACTACTCGGCAAAACTCAAGTCATTTACAGCCCTAGCCATAACCAAAATTGCATGCAACAGTTAGTTGCGCGGATCTAGtgataaacacacacacacaaactcaCACACCCGGCATCTTTAAAAACATATCAATGTTGGTCATTAACAAGTGGTTTactgttttctcaaaaaaataaaaataaaaaacaaaacgaGTGGCTTGCTGCTTTATTTACTTTAAAAGAACCCgttgtaaagttttttttttttttttttttgtttttgctgaatATACCCGCTATAAAGTTGAATTATATACAAGAGCCAAAGGTGCAtggttcttctttctttcataaattaaaaaaaaaaaaatgtagtacaACAGGAAAAAAAGTAATCAAGATGCAATAGTATAAAGTGAAAGAATTTTGATTCATCAGATGCTATGTGGTACTTCAAACTCTTTGATAGGATAAGATTGTTTAAATTTGTGCTAGGTAGGCGTACGACTTACTTTTCCAATATTACGTATTATAAACACATTAAAATTactatcactacaaaaaaacagGGCTATCCCAGCGTTTTCAAAAACGCTGGGATAGCCCTagaaagcgctgggatagggtCAAAATACCTATCCCGGCGTTTTTTTTCCCGGCGCTTCAAACCGCTGAGCAGTGAATGTGGGTATAGGGTCGCCGGCCTGAAAAGCGCTGGGAAAGCCATACaccctataccagcgctttcaaaagcgctggtataggtcttTTAAATTGCATCGATTCaagacctataccagcgctttcaaaagcgctggaataggtaccacctatgccagcgctttaaaaagcgctggtataggtcttGAATCGATGCAATTTAAaagacctataccagcgcttttgaaagcgctggcatagggagaacctattccagcgctctcaaaagcgctggtataggtcttGAATCAATACAATTTAAAAGGCCtgtaccagcgcttttgaaagcgctggcataGGTTGTACCTATTCCAGCGTGcacaaaagcgctggtataggccGTGAATCAGCGAAATTTAAAAGGACCtatgccagcgctttcaaaaaCGCTGGaataggtcttttttttttttttttttttagcacctATAATGTActtaaaatacatattttccaataCCTATTTTATAGCAACTGTAATGAACTACAATTCATATTTTCCAATAGTAAATACCATATATATTAaaccaaaaaactaaatatatttaattaaaccATATCAATAATTACATCCCATATGTCTAAAATTTTATACACAAAATAATACATTCTTGACAACTATATAGAATGTCTTACACAAAATAATACATTCTAACTATATATAGAATGTCCTACACAAAATAATACATTCTAACTATATAGAATGTCCTGCACAAAAGAATACATTCTACTACGTATCTCCTACTCCAAAATAGGTGCCCAAAGTATCACCTACTGCGTATCATTAGATGATAAGCGCTGAGCACCAGGAGACTGGATATCCACTGCAAAATCACTATCACCATCCTACGAATTAAGAAACACACAATAGATTAGTGTACTAAACAACTAGTATTACTACCAAGTGCCACATTAGCAATTTAAACACACTTAAAATGACTGATTTCAGTTAAGCATATCAATTGGGCATTAGTCTcaataaatttctcaaaaagtGATTAGTAAGCAAGTTATGCAAAAAACTCAATAAGTGATTACTTACACATATTGTGTAAAGCTTTAGAGGTTACATTTCTACTTGATATTTCtatgtattttatttgttacaatgaaccctaaacTGGTAGATATAAAGATTAGGATATACATTAATGAAAGAGTTCAGAAGGTGGTAGTTGGGAGTTGAGGGGATACATTAACCATGAATGCTGATAAGCATTCTACAGCAAAGTTCCTCTGCTTGGAGAGGCAGGGCAGCAATGTAACGGCTATCACATGGTAATTGAAGCTGCAATCATGTCCTAAATACCcaaccaaaaatcaaagaacaaaCACAAGCCTAGTCTTTCACAAATTAGACATCTAGTCACCAATATAATATAAGCAAATGCAAGTGATAATCCAATACAATTCCTgcaaactactttttttttttgagaagccagTTCATGCACATATTATGGGGGTACCCCATGAATGTTAGCATTGATTATAGGTATCCTTCTTTCAAGCATTCACTCCTATTAGTTCTCAAGCCCATAAGCACTTGCTGCACTTCTTGCCATATATTTAGAACTTcagaatatttttataacatagTGTAGTATTAGATACAGGCATGTGATTTTCAAAGCCTTGATTTTGCAAAAAGATttacagaaaataatttaatcagATTCCAAAAAACTACTAAGACATGGCCACCAATTAACCCATTTCACAGCAAAATTCATCATATCAAAACTCATCAATCACCTACACACTtagacacacacaaaaaagCACCATATACTATCCAATAACCTATTAACTTCATAAATTATCCATAAACCATTTCCAAACAAAATTCATCTGATTATTTTGCATCACAGAAACTTCATGACAACTCACCAATCAACATACAAACATGAACAAAAATGCACGTACTTTGTATTCAAACTGCTTACCATAGACATACTGGTAAACGATGGGTACAGTCGGGTCAACATCCTCCGCATTAACTGAACTTGAGCTTCAAGGACATCATAACGAATGCATTTCTCCTTCATTACTTCTAATTGAGTAGACAACTCTATAACCCTTTGGTCAGTTGCAATAGATGTTGGAGGTGGCGTACTGTCATCCATTGACCTCGCACGATTGCCAGAGGGGGTTGGACCAAAGCCTAACCCTCTGACACGGCCACCTCTCTCTGCACCAACGACCTGTCCAAATGCATCGTTAGGCTGCCAAAGTATGCCAGCCTCGATGTCGTTTCCCTGCAACTGTGACCCGTCTGTCATAAGCTGTTTCATCTTCGCCTGGTAAtcacaaataaacaaaacaacatatTAGCAACGAGGACAATAATACACATGCCAACATGAGTAatatgcttatatatatatatatataaaggttgGGTTGGagttattataaaagaaaaaaaaaaagttgggttAGAGTTATACCATGCGTACTTAAAACCCAAACCATATATATTGTGTCCTTAAGAGTTTCCATCAAATATCTAAGCATATCAGAAATTAAGAACCAACATGTGAAGAACTACAATGTTTTGAACCAAAAAGTTTCCTAGATCATATACAAACACATTTAACAAACAGTTGTATAAACCCAACCCAAGAGAAGGGGAAGGGGAAATTCAAACAAGTCTGATTTTCAAGAAAAGATGCTCCCCAAGTTTGTCCTGAGTAACTCATGTACAATACTTACCAGCAGGGACGTATCTATTAATTTtcaggtgaaattttttttttttttttggttggccTCTTACCATCTAGTTGGAAAATCTTGCTTGTGAATGGCCAACAGAACTTAATTCATATCACTAAAGCCACTATACCTTTAAGAAGCAGCCTATCATCCCCAAAGAATATTCTTCTCCATACGCTCAAGATATATTTTGATGGTGATGACTGCAGCCTTTAGCATGCTCTATGGAATttcaaaaaacatataaatgGAAAACATAGGAAAAGTTTAGACATCAGCCTACCTATGTTTTTGGTGGACTTTAGGATAGGAAAAGTTATGACCTTGGGGTTAGTCATGGTGAGGACGGCTTTAGATTTTGTATATTGAGTTATTTGAGTGTATTGACTGATGACTCTTTCTTATACAGGTAGCATTATAACTCATAAACTAAAGTTGTGAACCAAAGACCtaataaaacccaaataaagACTAACTTGactcaaataaataaagacatgAAAATTAGAATCTCTTAGAAATATTAGACTTTACTCAACTACCAATACTTCCTTTCTAGCAGTAGTTGTAGTAAATTATAAACCTGCCCCTCCTTACAAAATCAACAATAacttgtaaaattaaaaacaacttaaaaactattttaaaaccTAGAAACCAATATAAAGGCCTTTAAAACCATTAGACACTAGCTTCCAAATACTGGCATTGAAGATATAAAGTTACCCTTGCTTgtccttttattaaaaaaaaatgtaaattatacttataaatgaaatgaagagcatttgagtaaaatccTCAATATCTAACaatcttttaataaataaaaataataatgttataAACAAATGTTTCCTAACATTGGACGAccctaatctaatctaatctaataatgCCAACAACCTAATCAAGGACAAGGTTTGGCAATGAGAAACCAATCTCCCCTTTAATTAAAGTCCCTACCATGTGACGTTAATCAAAGAACTTCTTTTCAACTCAAAATACAATACATTTAAATTACTAATATAATTTGTTACAAACTTACAATGTTTGCTTCCGCAGTGGCATTCACAGCAGTACCATCACGGTGAGAATACGTCACTTCATACATCTCACTCCTCTCTAGTTGTctgcctttcttttcttcctacAACATGGTCAATACATTCGGCATATTAAAGCAAGGGTGTCGATTCGATGTTGTCAAATCACATTTATTACTACTTTAGAATGCGAAATAATATAAGCTTTGTTATTTTAAGCatgttattaatatatatataatattgttctTACAATGCTATCCGCCGTTTGGGCCATGCTTCTAGATCCTAGTGTATGCAGCTCTTTTTGCTTCCCACGCCGCACTTTGTTATCTTTCGACAGCTCCTACAAACATTTCAAAAAAGTTACTACCAATTACAATAACAAGGTAATATATAATACTCTTGAACATGGAACCTATAAAGGCAAAACATCTATACTACTGTAACTATTAGTACCTTAAAATCGTCAAAGAACCAATACTCTACCAAGCCATGAAATTGAGTGTCATCAACCTCCGGCGGTGATAGCTAAAGTAAATCTTCCTTAGTTGTGCTCAGGTTGCAATACTGCTCCTTCAACTCTGATTTATGGCCCCTCCACAACTTCCCAACCCGTGAGAGTGCCCATTTCCTTTGCTTGGCAAGTGGGATGCGGTTTGTAGGAATTACCCATCGTGCCTATCATGTGTAAAGTTGAATTAACTTT
This genomic stretch from Quercus robur chromosome 4, dhQueRobu3.1, whole genome shotgun sequence harbors:
- the LOC126721400 gene encoding G-type lectin S-receptor-like serine/threonine-protein kinase At1g67520: MATNNHLLKYLSLLFLSFLWIPCTTGRDSLKPGDTLNSSNSLVSLKSRFALLFIPQNKIANESYLLGVSDSTSKFTVWYSNPDFPIAKDSDFLTLDMSGTLKIMRKGGDFLVLYSSLKPTNNTVATLLDSGNFVLKELYSNGTTKCVLWQSFDYPMNKTVQKWSKRDSRTGQELGIGPRVGRMFPVDNLHLPPVAPISVEPTKVEEALQDESWVEAMHDELLQFQRNDV
- the LOC126720599 gene encoding uncharacterized protein LOC126720599; amino-acid sequence: MYEVTYSHRDGTAVNATAEANIAKMKQLMTDGSQLQGNDIEAGILWQPNDAFGQVVGAERGGRVRGLGFGPTPSGNRARSMDDSTPPPTSIATDQRVIELSTQLEVMKEKCIRYDVLEAQVQLMRRMLTRLYPSFTSMSMDGDSDFAVDIQSPGAQRLSSNDTQ